A genomic segment from bacterium encodes:
- a CDS encoding DUF3078 domain-containing protein → MNKRIWFGLLACSLLWVSALSAQDSAAVAGWKKSLTFDLTTAQTAYSDSWVGGEAGSFNWVSNLNGTGERQLSPKINYSTILKLSFGQTYTQDEETKDWSKPKKSTDLIDWDNMFRFTFGGFVDPYAAFRVESQFFTLHSSPTFYKRVFFRPTKFTESAGIAKRLYTGKNTENITTRLGMAVREVLNTELVKDSLNVDTLDNSTYNDGGFESVTDFNLMLAKQIGYVAKLTLYKAIFFSDKDKVKGSEFEDDWKAVDVNFENQFNVQVTKIVTVKLYTQVLYDKQVSRKGRFKETLGLGLAYKIW, encoded by the coding sequence ATGAACAAGCGTATCTGGTTCGGGCTACTGGCTTGCAGTCTGCTTTGGGTGTCGGCATTGTCGGCACAGGATTCAGCGGCGGTGGCTGGATGGAAGAAATCTCTCACCTTTGATCTGACTACCGCGCAAACCGCCTATTCCGACTCATGGGTCGGCGGCGAGGCCGGTTCATTCAATTGGGTTTCCAATCTCAACGGTACCGGTGAACGGCAACTAAGCCCCAAGATCAATTACAGTACGATCCTGAAACTTTCGTTCGGCCAGACCTATACGCAGGACGAAGAGACCAAGGATTGGTCGAAGCCGAAAAAATCGACCGACCTGATCGACTGGGACAACATGTTCCGGTTTACATTTGGCGGGTTTGTCGATCCGTATGCGGCGTTTCGTGTCGAATCGCAGTTCTTCACGCTCCATTCGAGCCCCACTTTCTACAAGAGAGTCTTTTTCCGACCGACCAAGTTCACTGAGTCCGCCGGTATTGCAAAGAGACTTTACACTGGAAAGAACACCGAGAATATCACCACCCGACTCGGTATGGCAGTTCGCGAAGTATTGAATACTGAATTGGTCAAAGACTCGTTGAACGTAGATACGCTCGACAACAGCACGTACAATGACGGCGGTTTCGAATCAGTCACCGATTTCAATCTAATGCTTGCGAAACAGATTGGGTATGTCGCTAAATTGACTCTCTACAAGGCCATTTTCTTCTCAGATAAAGACAAGGTCAAAGGGTCTGAGTTTGAGGATGACTGGAAAGCGGTCGATGTCAATTTCGAGAACCAGTTTAATGTCCAGGTGACCAAGATCGTGACGGTCAAGCTCTACACGCAGGTACTCTACGATAAGCAGGTCAGCAGAAAGGGACGTTTCAAAGAGACGTTGGGGCTTGGGTTAGCCTACAAGATCTGGTGA
- a CDS encoding protein kinase: MANATAVKEEKQVKIGEYLLTGKIGQGGIAEIFRGRQESLSRDVAIKILSPNLLSDADIVRRFERESVVIAQLNHPNIVHVIDRGKAGNRYYFVMEFIDGTSLREVIDSSKIPLDTKLDMLVQVCKALDYAHKNGVIHRDIKPTNILIDKQGNARVADFGIAQILGLNESEMTSGDVIMGTVAYMSPEQKVSSTNVDQTTDIYAIGIMLYEMLTGKKPQGHFRLPSEFDQSLRGFDDIILKTLAQEPRDRYQSAVELKDAILNQISGGNRQSTTDYSLVGAESFMGKCRYLDTIKETKFSSTILVENRANKRLYIIKKHSKGEVGRKEAKLLSSLRHEHINPIYGSGGDSRSTVVISEYAQGGSLADRMVRKYEWYDAMKLAVQVAEGLGFAHKNNVVHGNLRPSNLLFDANDKVKIADFGLPSHYDGKKNWYAPPEFKPSKIGDIYALGVILHQLLLNRTPEYDHTDKLKIDELYMQVPQDVEAMLTKMLAIRVVNRYRSCEEFLADWKSFDDQYQESQRRPVVVPVAEPEQKNALPPWVWYAAGAAVVITIIAVVLAKIL, translated from the coding sequence ATGGCGAACGCAACAGCAGTCAAAGAAGAGAAACAGGTCAAGATAGGCGAATATCTGCTGACCGGGAAGATCGGCCAGGGAGGGATCGCCGAGATCTTCCGTGGACGGCAAGAATCGTTGTCGCGCGATGTCGCGATCAAGATACTTTCACCAAATCTGCTGTCCGATGCCGATATCGTTCGACGATTCGAACGGGAATCGGTGGTGATCGCCCAACTCAATCATCCCAATATTGTCCATGTCATCGATCGAGGTAAAGCGGGCAACCGTTATTACTTCGTGATGGAGTTCATCGATGGCACCTCGCTTCGCGAGGTGATCGATTCGTCGAAGATCCCGCTTGATACCAAGCTGGATATGCTGGTGCAGGTCTGTAAGGCGCTCGACTACGCTCACAAGAATGGCGTGATCCATCGCGATATCAAACCGACCAATATCCTGATCGACAAACAGGGAAATGCCCGTGTCGCTGATTTTGGGATCGCCCAGATCCTGGGACTGAATGAATCAGAGATGACCTCTGGTGACGTCATCATGGGGACGGTGGCTTATATGTCACCGGAGCAAAAGGTCAGTTCCACCAATGTCGATCAGACGACGGACATCTATGCGATCGGCATCATGCTGTATGAAATGCTGACCGGGAAAAAGCCGCAGGGACATTTCCGTCTACCCTCGGAGTTTGACCAATCGTTACGCGGGTTCGATGATATCATTCTCAAGACCCTGGCTCAGGAACCACGCGACCGTTATCAATCAGCGGTTGAACTGAAAGATGCGATTCTGAATCAGATCAGCGGCGGAAATCGACAGAGCACTACTGACTATAGTCTGGTTGGTGCCGAATCTTTCATGGGAAAGTGCCGCTACCTTGATACGATCAAAGAGACGAAATTCAGTTCGACAATTCTGGTCGAGAATCGGGCCAACAAGCGGCTCTACATAATCAAAAAGCACTCCAAGGGTGAGGTCGGCAGAAAAGAAGCAAAGCTACTGTCGAGTCTCCGCCATGAGCATATCAACCCAATCTATGGGTCTGGCGGCGACAGCCGCTCGACTGTGGTGATCTCCGAATACGCCCAGGGAGGATCGCTCGCGGATCGGATGGTGCGCAAGTATGAATGGTATGATGCCATGAAACTGGCGGTGCAGGTGGCCGAAGGACTCGGGTTTGCACACAAAAACAATGTCGTTCACGGTAATCTTCGTCCGTCGAATCTGCTCTTCGATGCAAATGACAAAGTAAAGATCGCTGACTTTGGCCTGCCGAGCCATTACGACGGCAAGAAAAACTGGTATGCGCCGCCGGAGTTTAAGCCGTCCAAGATAGGGGATATCTACGCTCTGGGAGTGATCCTTCATCAGTTACTGCTGAACCGGACTCCTGAGTATGACCATACCGACAAACTGAAGATCGACGAACTGTATATGCAGGTGCCGCAGGATGTCGAGGCGATGCTGACCAAAATGCTCGCGATCCGGGTGGTCAACCGCTATAGGAGTTGTGAAGAATTCCTGGCTGACTGGAAGTCGTTTGATGACCAGTATCAAGAGTCGCAACGTCGGCCGGTAGTCGTGCCGGTTGCCGAGCCGGAGCAAAAAAATGCGCTCCCGCCGTGGGTCTGGTACGCGGCAGGAGCGGCTGTTGTAATTACAATCATCGCTGTTGTGCTGGCGAAAATACTCTGA
- a CDS encoding T9SS type A sorting domain-containing protein yields MQPRANVSFLLVMVLLCAAAVQAQPYTGYVKVDSIEAVAGTSFNVAVRLQNNNVPFSMITVPLRYSHPFLTLDSVSFAGTMLPGNWSGAIDHDAANKTVKVSYVPEFTSPIPTISSTDGILAKLFFKVSASATPTTIAIDSINKDSLLTGNLHLITRIQLSDNTGLSSGLFEPGYVPGAITVLVPTGVDDDPTGLPSVFTLSQNYPNPFNPATVIDFALPKSSEVKLEVFNVLGQLVETLVDKPMSAGNHSIEFNAGAKPSGVYFYRLTHQYGSLTRKMVLLK; encoded by the coding sequence ATGCAGCCGAGAGCTAATGTGAGTTTCCTTCTGGTGATGGTCCTGCTCTGTGCGGCAGCGGTTCAGGCTCAACCGTACACAGGGTATGTGAAGGTTGACTCAATCGAAGCGGTCGCCGGGACATCGTTTAATGTCGCCGTCAGACTGCAGAACAACAATGTACCGTTTTCCATGATCACGGTTCCGCTCAGGTACTCTCATCCGTTTCTGACGCTTGATTCTGTCTCCTTTGCGGGAACGATGCTTCCGGGTAACTGGAGCGGCGCAATCGACCATGACGCAGCTAACAAGACCGTCAAGGTTTCGTACGTCCCGGAGTTCACGTCACCGATCCCGACGATCAGCAGCACTGACGGCATTCTTGCAAAGCTGTTCTTCAAGGTCTCTGCTTCGGCAACTCCGACTACTATAGCGATCGACTCCATCAATAAGGATTCGCTCCTGACCGGCAACCTTCATTTGATCACCCGGATTCAGCTCTCCGACAATACGGGGCTGTCGTCAGGACTGTTCGAGCCTGGTTATGTACCGGGAGCTATTACGGTACTGGTCCCGACCGGTGTCGATGATGACCCGACCGGCCTGCCGAGCGTCTTTACTTTGTCACAAAACTACCCGAACCCGTTTAACCCGGCGACCGTGATTGACTTTGCCCTGCCGAAAAGCAGCGAGGTCAAGCTTGAGGTCTTTAATGTCCTTGGCCAGCTTGTTGAAACACTTGTGGATAAGCCGATGTCCGCAGGGAATCACTCGATCGAATTTAATGCCGGCGCCAAGCCGAGCGGGGTCTACTTCTATCGCCTGACTCACCAGTATGGTTCGTTGACCCGAAAGATGGTCCTCCTCAAATAA